One window from the genome of Saccharomyces mikatae IFO 1815 strain IFO1815 genome assembly, chromosome: 6 encodes:
- the UTP8 gene encoding Utp8p (similar to Saccharomyces cerevisiae UTP8 (YGR128C); ancestral locus Anc_3.489) yields the protein MPSLSQPFRLAALPKIASLSNFSLQANYVQVADGTFNESTNNITLGISGSSVSQYIINPTPKLIFDYPIPSTNIITACNAGEAQVNIEDKDNNEKVINSQTKRNIEIWSFGLMVNKGNYTLNVITKVLENTINNTDENLVENKIENNVYTGSEGLLSQYKIKAKAKVMSIKIDTKNNLIIAILQNGLIEFYDFKLKLLHSFDISYDNLKYAKWFTENGIEFIFVLCPLQDDKVCYKLLELTDYENRENSPIKELSSTIIEGFSFDDSKLCYQFGKLYKLNKGKIYVYSLPHCQLQQVIELPLINNSDFEHDLISFQPVSVNRVLLTVNNIVYLLDLLHCSTLGQRELSHVKTFQLLNTAVINSEKSHSSKTIAIGISTKNGANPTSSLEIINIDVGTNTLKDSLGKSFQAEKKDSSVILKPLFDDEEVTENMVKRNNIDGDISIPTFQYDEIIVKLSALKSNDITSFDDIFFKDLKIKEEHYTEKDRFISDLVFLNKVLDLIFEKFNGNDYPKTLTFLLTHPLFPLDRTRNLLSLLRDQPRLFKQAIVTCPNLPLNELLEELFSIRNKELLLDISFRILQDFTRDSIKQEMKRLSKLDIQNFIEFMTSTENDNSLEGFNHSQSTQLFQLLSLVLDSIGLFSLEGALLESLTSYIDKQVKIAERNTELWNLIDIKSSQHGFTNLAFESASSQKQALPTYTMEYLDI from the coding sequence ATGCCATCTCTGTCTCAACCATTTAGATTGGCAGCTCTTCCAAAAATTGCGTCGTTGagcaatttttctttacaaGCGAATTATGTGCAAGTTGCAGATGGCACCTTTAATGAATCGACAAATAACATAACCCTAGGTATTTCGGGATCATCTGTATCTCAATACATTATTAATCCTACACCCAAGCTGATATTCGACTACCCAATACCCTCTACAAATATCATCACTGCATGCAATGCTGGAGAAGCCCAAGTTAATATCGAGGACAAAGATAACAATGAAAAGGTTATCAACTCCCAaacgaaaagaaatatagaAATCTGgtcttttggtttaatgGTAAATAAGGGTAATTATACGCTGAATGTTATCACTAAAGTTCTAGAAAATACCATCAATAACACAGATGAAAATTTGGTTGagaataaaattgaaaacaatgTATACACAGGTTCAGAAGGCTTGCTTTCTCAATATAAGATTAAAGCAAAAGCAAAAGTCATGAGCATCAAGATCGACACCAAAAATAATTTAATAATTGCCATTTTACAGAACGGGTTGATTGAATTTTATGATTTCAAATTAAAACTGTTGCATTCGTTTGACATCTCATACGACAATTTGAAATATGCTAAATGGTTCACTGAGAATGGAATTGAATTTATTTTTGTCCTCTGTCCATTACAGGATGACAAAGTCTGCTATAAGTTGCTCGAGCTAACAGATTATGAAAACAGAGAAAACTCACCCATAAAAGAGTTGTCATCTACAATCATCGAAGGGTTTTCCTTTGATGATTCGAAGCTTTGTTATCAATTCGGTAAACTCTACAAATtaaataaaggaaaaatatacGTTTACTCATTACCACACTGTCAATTACAACAGGTTATCGAGCTTCCTTTGATTAATAACTCAGATTTCGAACACGacttaatttcttttcaaccTGTTTCAGTAAATAGAGTTTTATTGACTGTGAACAATATCGTTTATCTTCTAGACTTACTACATTGTTCAACTTTAGGCCAGAGAGAATTAAGTCACGTAAAAACGTTCCAATTATTAAATACCGCGGTGATTAATTCAGAGAAATCACACAGCTCAAAAACAATAGCGATTGGTATCTCGACGAAGAATGGTGCAAACCCAACGTCCTCGTTGGAAATAATCAACATTGATGTTGGAACTAATACTCTTAAGGACTCATTAGGTAAAAGTTTCcaagctgaaaaaaaagatagcTCAGTTATACTAAAACCACTAtttgacgatgaagaagtaACTGAAAATATGGTGAAACGTAACAACATTGACGGGGATATAAGTATTCCAACTTTCCAATACGATGAAATTATTGTAAAGCTTTCAGCTCTTAAAAGTAATGACATCACCTCATTTgatgatatatttttcaaagatctaaagattaaagaagaacactACACAGAAAAAGATAGATTCATTTCCGATCttgtatttttgaataagGTGTTAGATCTAATTTTTGAGAAGTTTAACGGAAATGACTATCCAAAAACTTTAACGTTTTTACTAACCCACCCACTGTTTCCCTTGGATCGCACAAGAAACCTGTTATCTCTTTTAAGGGATCAACCGAGATTATTCAAACAGGCAATTGTAACATGTCCAAACTTGCCATTAAATGAACTACTTGAGGAGTTGTTTTCTATTAGAAACAAAGAGCTATTACTGGACATCTCATTTAGAATTTTACAGGATTTTACAAGGGACTCtataaaacaagaaatgaaaaggcTAAGCAAATTAgatattcaaaatttcattgaatttatGACAAGTACCGAAAACGACAACTCACTAGAAGGCTTTAACCATAGTCAAAGTACGCAGCTGTTTCAACTTTTGTCGCTAGTGCTGGATTCTATTGGgcttttttcattagaGGGTGCCCTTTTGGAGAGCTTAACCTCATATATCGACAAACAAGTGAAAATTGCTGAAAGAAACACCGAATTATGGAATTTAATTGATATAAAGAGTTCTCAACACGGTTTTACTAACTTGGCTTTTGAGAGCGCATCTTCTCAGAAACAAGCCTTGCCCACTTACACCATGGAATACTTGGACATTTAG
- the SYF2 gene encoding Syf2p (similar to Saccharomyces cerevisiae SYF2 (YGR129W); ancestral locus Anc_3.490), translating to MNLDQLEQRLKELKKKRVNVSIKNRKLADREIQEANVNRKPRVYNMEDINDVDESVGYTESSDKDRAFHYTAQEYIAWEQRHHQRKIGQSKRSGISYDQLAKLSYEKTLRNLATQDLSEYDNFVNEKDHKNISKISRIDRIQKDTKTGKIRIADDHKLVNKLAVSLESESKKRYEARKRQMESAVIPSGVESFINDKNKQFNEKLSRESRNSE from the coding sequence ATGAATCTGGATCAATTAGAGCAAAGGTTGAAGGagttaaagaagaaaagagtgAATGTGTCTATAAAGAATAGGAAGTTGGCTGATAGAGAGATTCAAGAAGCAAATGTAAACCGAAAACCAAGAGTCTACAACATGGAAGACATAAATGATGTAGATGAATCTGTAGGATATACGGAAAGTTCCGATAAGGATAGAGCTTTTCATTACACGGCACAAGAATATATAGCATGGGAACAAAGGCAccatcaaagaaagatagGACAAAGTAAACGAAGTGGAATTTCCTATGATCAACTCGCGAAATTGAGCTATGAGAAAACTCTACGGAATCTTGCTACGCAGGATTTGAGTGAATACGACAATTTtgttaatgaaaaagatcATAAAAACATATCCAAGATCAGCAGAATCGACAGGATACAGAAGGATACTAAAACTGGTAAGATAAGAATTGCAGATGACCATAAGCTGGTGAATAAGTTGGCCGTTTCTTTAGAATCAGAGTCTAAGAAGAGATATGAGGCAAGGAAAAGACAAATGGAAAGTGCCGTAATACCATCTGGAGTTGAGAGCTTTATCAATGATAAGAATAAACAATTCAATGAAAAGTTGAGTAGGGAGTCAAGAAATTCAGAATGA